One Ahaetulla prasina isolate Xishuangbanna chromosome 10, ASM2864084v1, whole genome shotgun sequence genomic region harbors:
- the TCEA3 gene encoding transcription elongation factor A protein 3, with product MGRAEELIRTAKKLDKMVSRKNTEGALDLLKKLNSCAMSIELLQTTKIGVAVNTVRKHCSDKEVVALAKLLIKNWKRLLESSGTQKGKKEKDVAVSGWKAEGALSNSMEVCKSPDGKQKDRKLNQSSSHEVMLKSSSSLISKSDRDPKEASTSQKSHLELKKERRDSKDSRSSSSTSSSSTSSPKRLSVDRRTSTSSNPAASPPGSHKNKEDSKDERSNDRSRTEVPRMPASPVTPTFGTSIFLPSCYLTGDSIRDKCIEMVSAALKMDDDYKEFAVNCDKMAAEIEDHIYQELKSTDMKYRNRVRSRISNLKDPKNPGLRRNVLCGSIPPALIAKMTAEEMASDELKELRSAMTQEAIREHQMAKTGGTATDLFQCGKCKKKNCTYNQVQTRSADEPMTTFVLCNECGNRWKFC from the exons GAAGGAGCTCTGGACCTCTTGAAGAAACTGAACAGCTGCGCTATGAGCATTGAACTGCTGCAG ACGACCAAAATTGGTGTGGCTGTCAACACAGTGCGTAAGCATTGCTCAGACAAGGAAGTGGTGGCACTGGCTAAACTCCTTATCAAAAACTGGAAGAGGTTATTAG agtcATCTGGGAcacagaaagggaagaaagagaaagacgtaGCTGTCTCCGGCTGGAAAGCTGAAGGGGCGCTTTCCAACTCCATGGAAGTCTGCAAAAGTCCTGATGGAAAGCAGAAAGACAG gaAATTGAATCAATCCAGCTCACATGAAGTCATGCTGAAGAGCAGTTCTTCCTTGATCTCCAAATCAGACAG AGACCCCAAAGAGGCTTCTACTTCCCAAAAGTCACACTTGGAGCTCAAAAAAGAGAG GAGGGACTCCAAAGATTCAAGATCTTCCAGCTCTACTTCTAGTTCCTCTACTTCCTCTCCCAAGAGACTGTCGGTGGACAG GAGAACCTCTACCAGCTCCAACCCAGCAGCCTCACCTCCTGGATCTCATAAGAACAAAGAGGATAGCAAAGACGAAAG GTCAAATGACAGATCTCGAACTGAAGTGCCCAGGATGCCTGCCAGCCCTGTCACGCCAACATTTGGAACTTCTATCTTCTTGCCCTCGTGCTATTTGACTGGAGACTCCATTAGGGACAAGTGTATTGAGATGGTCTCTGCAGCCCTGAAAATGgatg ACGATTACAAAGAATTTGCAGTCAACTGTGATAAGATGGCAGCTGAGATTGAAGATCATATCT ACCAAGAACTGAAAAGCACAGATATGAAATACCGGAACCGAGTGAGGAGCAGAATTAGCAACCTGAAGGACCCCAAGAATCCTGGTTTGCGGCGCAATGTGCTGTGTGGAAGCATCCCGCCGGCCCTCATTGCAAAAATGACGGCAGAG GAAATGGCTAGTGATGAACTGAAGGAGCTGAGAAGTGCCATGACCCAAGAAGCAATCCGAGAGCATCAGATGGCAAAGACAGGAGGTACTGCCACCGACCTCTTCCAGTGCGGAAAGTGCAAGAAAAAGAACTGCACCTACAATCAGGTGCAAACCCGGAGCGCCGATGAGCCCATGACGACTTTCGTGCTCTGTAATGAGTGTGGCAATCGCTGGAAG TTCTGCTGA